The nucleotide sequence ACGGATCAGAAGCTCAAGGAGGAGGCGTTCTATCAAGCCTATGAGAATCTACTAGGAAGGGATCGAGTGAGAGTACACTCTCTTGACCTCCAGTTCCTGGGAGTTCGGCAACATAACTTGATCGCTCTAGAGGAGATGATTACATAAGAGGAGGTTTGGGGAGTGATTAGGGAACTGCCATCGGACCGGGCGTCGGGCCCCGACGGCTTTGTTGCCGCGTTCTACCAGAGGGCTTGGCCAACCATCAAGGGGGATGTTATGGCGGCCATGATGAAGTTCTATGTAGGGGAAGACCATAGCATGGCAAAGTTAAACAAGGCACACATTATCCTCATCCCCAAGAAGCCGGAGGCAGAGGATATTGGAGACTTCCGACCCATCAGCCTAATTCATAGTATACCAAAACTCTTCGCCAAGGTGCTTGCAAACCGCTTACAAAAACAACTACCTGAGATAGTGGAGGTAAATCAATCAGCGTTCGTCAAGGGGCGACATCTACACGACAACTTCTTGCTAGTCAGACAAGTAGCCCGCAAGATCCATGCATGTAAGGCCCCAGGAGTGTTTCTCAAGCTTGACATATCACGTGCTTTTGACTCGCTGTCCTGGCCGTTTCTCTTCGAGGTCATGACAACCAAGGGATTTGGACTGAAATGGAGGTCTTGGGTGGCAACCTTATTGCAAACTGCAAGCACGAAGGTGATAGTAAATGGAGTACGAGGAAAGAGCTTTGGACATGCTTGTGGACTGCACCAAGGGGACTCCATCTCCCCTATGCTATTCATATTGGCAATGGATGTGCTCACGAAAATGGTGCAAAAGGCCCTAGAACAGAGAGTGCTAAGCTCCATACCATGGGTAGTAGTACAAAGGATTTCGATCTACGCGGATGGCGTGGTCCTGTTCATCAAACCTATGACCCAAGATCTTGACTTTGTCAGAGCGGCGCTTGGTGCTTTTGGGGAGGCCTCGGGATTTCATGTAAACTACCGGAAATCATCGGCGGTAGTGATAAGAGGAGACCTGGAGGATAAGAAAAGGGTGGCAAACTTACTGCAATGCGAACTGGCGGAATTCCCTTGCAAGTACCTCGGACTCCAGCTAGTTGTTAAGAGTCTCACAAGGGCCGATTGGCAACCCATGTTGGACCAAGTGCGGCACTACTTTCCAGCTTGGCAGAGAGGAATGATACAGCGCCCTGGCCGACTCATTCTTGTCCAATCGGTGATTTCGGCAAGGCTTTTGCATCACCTCATGGTCGTGGATGCTCCGGCTTGGGTGTTTGAGGAGATAACCAAGTGGATGAGATCTTTTTTCTGGGCTGGCAAGGAGAAGGTGAATGGGGGGCAGTGCCTTGTCGCATGGGATACCATCTGTAGACCCAAATGCTACAGTGGACTAGGAATCAAAAACATGAAGCTGCAAGCAATGGCAGTAAGGGTCAGATGGGAGTGGCTTCAGAGGACTGGTCTACATAGGCCATGGCAGGGACTACCAATGGTAGAAGACAGAGAAGCCCAGGCGATGTTCGACAGACTCGTGCGGATAGAGGTGGGCAAGGGAGATAGCGTCATGTTCTGGCGTGATCGGTGGATCAGCGGACTAGCTGTGGCGGATATTGCGCCGCTGGCTCTTGCTACAGTGCAAACTAGAATCGTCAACATGCGCACAGTGAAGCAAGCATTATAGGGAAACAGATGGGTGGCTGACTGTCAACCGAAAGCTTCATTCATGGCCTAGTTGCAGTGCATGCACTTGTGCCAGGCCATTGGCGCGGTGTGGAGGAACATAGAGGCGCCGGACAAATTCAGCTGGACATGCTCGGCCTCAGGCCAATACTCCGCCCCGCTCGGTGTACAAAAGCCTTTGCTCAACCTTGCCGAGATCGTCGATGGCAAAATGCATCTGGAGGAGCTGGGCACCACTTGGGTGCAAGATCTATGCATGGCTGGCAATGCAATACAGGTTCTGGACGTCGGACCGGCGCGCACAGCATGGTCTGCAAGACGAGCCCTCCCCTTGCTACACGTGCTTGCAAGACCAAGATGATTGCAATCATACTTTGTCCCGTTGCACTTACGCGAAGGAGGTCTGGTGTATCATTTGGGGTACTATCCACATAGATGTAAATGACCCATCACCGAATGACACAGCGTTGCAATGGTGGCTCAGAGAGAGGGGAAAGTACCATAGAACGGAGAAGAGAGGCTTCGATACCCTATTCATCGCGACAATATGGGCCCTTTGGAAGCAAAGGAATGCGAGGATGTACACCAGGATGGAGCAACAAAGGAGGCCAAGGGAGGTGGCCACGATGATCCTTGTAGAACTGGCAGAATGGAAGCAAGCGGCTGGCGGAGTTGGAGGACTATAACGCTTTGTGAGAGAGTAGCCTAGAGTGTATTTTGTAGGTGTAGGAGTTGGGGTTTGTGTCTCACCCGATTATGCGCAATTGGGTGACACTTCTTGTAAATACTCTTTCTACCTTTTATAAAAATAGAACGCCGATAAgtgccacacatgtgggcgttaggggtttgcccacacattttgtgtggtgtataagaggaaTAGCCCACACATTTATGTGTGgacaaaacaagtaatgcccacacacctcttttttccttcccgatccctctcacacgcgtgcgtgtgggcgaaatagataacgcccacacgccccgtacgtcaggcctcgtacctcgtggacccgcacgccccgcgtgacagtcaccgcgcgtcccacagttgccatggtccagaccctcatccatgttcgtttaactgtagttgccatgtcgctgaacttcggttgccacgtcggacaactacagttgccatggttgctcaattGCAGTTGCcctgtatggtctggtctactgcagttgccatggtttcAAAATTTTAGGAGTTGCCAtccactaacactaggcagttgtcgTGTAGCACTAAAAAAGGCATGGCCAAAAAACATGTACGGATAAAAGAGAGAGTTGTTGTGTGCtcacaagcacactagggcagttgccatgtaaagaaaaagagttgccatctgcttacgtgcacgctagagcagttgccatgtaccatgcaaaaaaatacatggcaactcgggtaaaaagaaagttgccatctgcttacaagcaaagttagtgcagttgccatgtaccctgcagaaacacatggcaactgccagatttgggtgtgggcgaggagatgggcgtgtgggcgaagtgataaacgcccacacaccagccccctctGCGTGCGTGAAAATTGGTGTGTGTGGGCGAATTgttaaacgcccacacaccagccccctgTGTGGTGAAAAAGGACGTGTGGGTGGATAGATGAATACCTCACACCAGCTTAGTCCTACATGGCACAAAAAAGGCTAAAACGCACCAAGATTCATGCAAAATTGGTTGGACGAGGATTCATTCGTGTGGGCGAGTTgccaaacgcccacacgtgtgggcgttagtgttttcgtaAAAATATGATACGCCGTTGACGTATTCttgaaaaataataatctaaatgctcttatattatttttttacggagggagtacatgccaaGGACTTCAGGTGGGTTCCACGACACGAGTCCTCTCCTCCTCACTCGCTGCTGGTCACTTCCCCCGTGCCTGCCTACTTCCATGCGCTCACATGGAGCCTCGCGCAGGAATACGAGCCACCTCTGCCTCGCCATCACCTAGTCTATAGCACAGCCAGCATAGTCCACAGACTACTCCTCGCGGCGGCATCCGTACCACCAGACGCCTTCCACGCCCACCCATACGATCGCCGCAACCTCGCCGCGTGCCCGACTCCTCGGGCGTGCTCCAAGCATGAGGCTTccaggcgcaggcggcggcgggagcgggGACGCAGGGTTCGTGCGGGCGGACCAGATCGACCTCAAGAGCCTCGACGAGCAACTGGAGCGCCACCTCAGCCGCCAGGAGCGGGACGCGCCAGCCGTGGTGCAGCCAGGGAGCCGCCGCGGCGGGTCCGCGAGGCTGGGGgagccacagccgccgccgccgcagcagcggCGCCGCCGGGAGGACTGGGAGGTCGACCCCGCCAAGCTCGTCATCAAAGGCGTCATTGCCCGCGGCACCTTCGGCACCGTCCACCGCGGCGTCTATGACGGCCAGGACGTTGCCGGTATCGTACCATCTCAACTTCACATTTACGCCTACACTACTTGCCAATTTCAGTGCCCGTAAGCTGCTCGATGAAATTACAGTGCCACTTAGTGTTGGCCGCGTTAGATACTTGTTGTTTCTGATCCATCATTCGTTTTGCAAGTTCTTGGTAAACATTGCTTCTTTATTTTTCTCCCCGTACACGATTTTTTTGGCCTAGGATGCAGAATGCAGAATGAGTTGATCGATCGATGGCAATGCCATTTACTTTTCCGAGTTATTTTCGCCGGTCATGTCACCAGTGCGTTTCCTTGTCAGCAAATTGCTAAAGTTGATGCCTCTGCTTTCCTGGATTCCACGGTGTGTTCCGTGACTTGGGGTTGCTAAGTCCGCCTTTTCTGTGTAACCTTCCTCATGTGATTCGAACCAACCAACTTAAAGTTTTAGTAGGCATGATTCATGTGTTAGCCTTATGATGAGCCCCTGGAAGTTGGAGATAACAAATCAGAACAGCTGGTCCTTTAGGCAAAAAGGTTGCAACTTGCAACGGACCTGGTACTTTCCAGGGACCAGGAATTGAGAAGCATCTGAGCCAGAACATCTGGTTTTGCACTCTCTCACCAGGCATAATCACATGACACGGGACGAAGCAAATGCAACGTGCTTGCCTGTCCACAACTTTATCACCTACTGCATTGTGCCACCAGGAAATTCAGTTCGGTCTGTTGCAAAAACAATAAAATCCTCATTTAGCTTCATAAAATGCAACTTGTCAAAGCAATTACTAACTCATTGAAGTTATCGACTGGCTCGTTTTGCCCTTTTTCTACTACATTTTTTTTTGCTGAAACCAGTGAATAGTTTGTCGGTTATCACATTCCATGGCTGGCCCAGACATTTGAATCTGCCATTGTCTTTCATTTGCATGTTAAGCACTTAAGTGGAATCTCTTTGATCTGGTTTTCCACACCACACATGAAGCTGTGACTGGTATTGATATACACTCTTTAAAGAattgtttttttgaattttcttcaaAGACTTGTTGTTCAACATGACAGCCAATACTCTTCTCAATGCACTAAATGCATTTTGTTCATGAATAATGCGTCACCTTTGGTCCTTAGCAACTGATAACCTACTATTTGAGATTTGAATTTCGCTAGTATAACCTGCCATGTCTCAATCCCTCTGCAAAATTAAATTTACTATTGCAACTTTCATTTTGAAAATAACTATTTAACTCTGTATTCCAGTGAAGTTGCTTGACTGGGGGGAGGATGGTCATAGATCAGAACAAGAAATTACGGCACTAAGATCAGCGTTTGCACAAGAGGTTGCTGTGTGGCATAAGCTTGATCATCCAAATGTTACGAAGGTAGGCTTTGGCTGAAGAAGTCCTTTTCCCGCCCCTTTCAAAATTCATAGGTAAATTTTCCTGATAAAGTTTACATCAAATCAATTTACATCCATGTTTATTTCATAAAACAATGACTGCATGGGTTACATGCTGAAAGTGTTCTCCAATATGGTCCACCATACCACATGGGCAACCTTCCTTTTAACATACACGATCCACATGCTACAACAATATGTTGAATTATGTGGCCAGTTATCCCTTTGGTGTCGCTTATGTTTCCTTTTTTTGGCGATGGGCTTATGTTCCCATGGCTAGCTAGATATGCGTCATCATAATGATAAGTAGTTGACTATTGCTAGCTATTTTGCGCTCTTAGTTGTCATATAATTCCCGTAAAAGAAGTTCCATAATTTATTCAAGGCATGGCATCATTATCAAAGTTTACATGCTTTTCTCTTCATGACATCATTATTCCCGTAAAAGAAGTTCCATAATTTTTCACTTCTTGACCCCTGACACAGAACATTAGAACCTTTGTATATCCGAATATTAATTGACTTTGTCAACACTAGTGAAAAAtttggtttagggtttagggtttgatgTGCTCCTATTTTGGTGTAGCATATGGTAAGCATTCTATATAAAAAAACTATAGGAGGCTCTAATTTTGCAATATATCCATCTCATTGTGGATTATAAAGAGGTGTTATTATTTTATATTGAGACTTTTATATATTCACTTTGCGAATGTAGATTTATTATACTTGTCAACTGGCTGTCCTAACAATATGTTGAACTTGAACTGACAGTTTATTGGGGCTATAATGGGTGCAAGAGATCTAAATGTACAGACAGAACATGGGCATCTTGGCATGCCGAGTAATATCTGCTGTGTTGTTGTTGAGTACCTTGCTGGTGGTGCACTGAAAAATTTCCTGATAAAAAATAGGAGAAGGAAGCTAGCCTTTAAAGTTGTGGTCCAACTAGCTCTTGACCTTGCCAGGGGGTAAGTAATTGTTTGGTTTTGTTCTTCTTGATCGTTTTCTGCGAAGTTCTTCTATTATGTCCCTTCCGTTTGGGAAGGTCTCATTGCTGCCTTTACGTTTGAATAGATTAAGCTATCTTCACTCGGAGAAGATAGTGCATCGTGACGTGAAGACTGAAAATATGCTTCTCGACAAAACAAGAACCGTGAAAATTGCTGATTTTGGGGTTGCTCGAGTCGAGGCTTCAAACCCTAGTGACATGACGGGTGAAACGGGCACACTTGGTTACATGGCACCTGAGGTATTAACCATCTGGAAATATTACCCTATTTATTAGACCAAAGTATCAGATATGTCTTAAGTTGGGCTGTGTTGCATTTCTTTGTTTCGCCTTTGGAGCACTGGATAGTACTACCTCCATCTGATATTAGTTTTCGttaaaatgaatgtatctaaatgtattttaatgctagatacatctgtttgagcgacCACTAATATGGGACAGAGGGAGCGTGATGGTGGCATCACGATGGCTTATAAATGCCGGCATCTATCTATGTGCAGGTCCTGAATGGTCATCCTTACAACAGGAAATGCGATGTTTATAGTTTTGGAATCTGCTTATGGGAGATATACTGCTGCGACATGCCATATCCTGACCTCAGCTTCTCAGAAGTAACTTCTGCCGTTGTCCGCCAGGTAAAAAATGTTTCCTTTCCTTGTGGCGTTGCTAGGCTCTTGTTTCTGACGTCTGAAGTCTGAACCACCGAAAACATACATATATTATACTCCTTGTGGACTGTGGAGTATAACATAATAATACAAAAAAGCATCGCTGGTGTGCAGAACCTGAGGCCGGAGATACCGCGGTGCTGTCCGAGCGCCTTGGCCAACGTGATGAAGCGGTGCTGGGACGCGAACCCCGACAAGCGGCCCGAGATGGCCGAGGTGGTGGCCATGATAGAGGCCATCGACACGTCCAAGGGCGGCGGCATGATCCCGATAGACCAGTCGCAGGGGTGCTTCGCCTGCTTCCGTCAGTACCGAGGCCCCTGACGGTCTGGTCTGACGGCGTCGCCTGGTGATCTAGAATCTTAGTGTAATTCTCCTTAACTAATCATGTCGGTTATGGCTAATGTAGTGAATGCCCGCTTCGTCTCATCATTGTATGTATGCCTTGTGCGAACCCTAATGCCTGGCATGCCCTAGGATCAAGCTTGGAGTTTAGTTGAGCCTGACAGGGGGCAGATCACAGGTGGTCTTACAGTCTCGTGGTCTGAAGCGGACACACTGTACTATTGCAGTTTATATGTGTTTACTTGCAGAATGTGAATAAAGAACATATTTCCCGTTTGGAATGCAACTTGTTTTACCAACCGAGCATACCTCAGATGAGCTCTCGGCTCCTTCGAAGTGTTCGTCTGTGTTGTATTGAGCGTGTCTGGTAACATGCACCGATTTTTGCCCCCTAACATATGTGTTTGTCTACATCCTTCCCAGCCTGGCTGCGAGGAAACACATGCACGGTGGTGTTTGGTTGCAGACTTGTTCTAGCAGATGCAAAGTATGTGGTGTTTGGTTACATGCAATACATGTTTGGTTATATAGATAAAATAGGCATAGCATAAACTCATAAGCCGGAGTCTTAAACACACAGTTAAACGATAAAATGGTCACGGCAAAGTCTGAAACATCCTATGCAAAAGTCTTAGGTGCAGAGATAATATTTTAGGCATCCATGGCAAAGGCCTCCTCGTGCTTCTTGCACTTGGTCACCACCTTGACATCGTCGTCGTTGAAGACGATCATCTTCAAGGTGTTGGGAGTCGCCAGCTTGATGGTGACGAGGTACCCGGTCTTGATCTGGTGAACAGTGATGAAGGGGGGCCTACCCTTATCAAACACGAGCCTGCCATTGATCATCTAGACCGTCACCCTTCAGGCGTAGCCGGTGTTTGTCATCAGCTTGAATTCCTCTGGGACAAGGATGAAGTGATTGGTGAACTCAAGCGACATTGGCAGGCACTCCAGTTTGGATGCAAGGATGACATTGCAAAAGTGGGTTGGGCTGGCGTCCTCATACAAATGGTCGTATTCTTCGGCCGCTTAGGGGCGCTGCCGAGCTCCACCACCGCGTTGCCCTTCTTGTCGGCCACAACCATCTCCTTGCCCTTGGAGTTCTCCAGACTAGCCAGGTCGATCAACATTATGAACATGATGAATGAAGGTCAATGGAGGGACAGAATGCATATGAGCAAAATCATTGAAAGTATGTGGATTCTTTTTACCACAATTACCATAGCTACTGATCAAAGATCGACATTCATTCATCCCACCCACCTACCTCGAAAGCCCCTATTTATTCACCACCGCACTCCACTACCTCTTTCAACCATACctttctctgtgtgtgtgtgtgtcttctaCCGTCTCctcttccatctctctctctctctctctgtgtgtgtgtgtgcgcgcgcgcgcgtgtgtgtgcacGTGTGTCACTATTGCTCCACCCATGAACCCATCCCCAACCCCTTTCTCTAAGGGAAACGTTTGGGTCCGGGGCACCGGCGGAACATTGGCCGGTCTCCCTCTTCCTCGCGTGTCCTTCATTGCAGCTCCCCCACATCTCGCGCAGCTCGCCGGGGCGCGCGCCGCCCTCTTCTTCTGCCCCGTCCTCCCCACCCCTTCCNNNNNNNNNNNNNNNNNNNNNNNNNNNNNNNNNNNNNNNNNNNNNNNNNNNNNNNNNNNNNNNNNNNNNNNNNNNNNNNNNNNNNNNNNNNNNNNNNNNNNNNNNNNNNNNNNNNNNNNNNNNNNNNNNNNNNNNNNNNNNNNNNNNNNNNNNNNNNNNNNNNNNNNNNNNNNNNNNNNNNNNNNNNNNNNNNNNNNNNNNNNNNNNNNNNNNNNNNNNNNNNNNNNNNNNNNNNNNNNNNNNNNNNNNNNNNNNNNNNNNNNNNNNNNNNNNNNNNNNNNNNNNNNNNNNNNNNNNNNNNNNNNNNNNNNNNNNNNNNNNNNNNNNNNNNNNNNNNNNNNNNNNNNNNNNNNNNNNNNNNNNNNNNNNNNNNNNNNNNNNNNNNNNNNNNNNNNNNNNNNNNNNNNNNNNNNNNNNNNNNNNNNNNNNNNNNGCGACCGAGGGGCGGTGACCACGGGAGATGCTGCAACTGGGGCGACAGGGTGCTACCACGGCGACGCGCTACCTCGCAGCATTGGAGCTCTGCTTACCTCGCCGGACCCGGCCACGCCGGAGGTGCAACCAGCCATGGCAGACTACACCCCACGACGATTTTTTTGCTGAAACTGGTTGTAGCAAATTCGAtcgccggtggtagcaaaaatctactacggttgcagcaaaacggCGTCATCGTCATCACGGGGTCGCAGCTGAGATAAGAAGTTTTGAAGCTTTTTTCAATGCGGTTGTAACTTTTATAACTGTCGGTTGCAACTTTTCgtttttcgtccatggcttcatttCCACGGTTGAAACTTTTTTTATAGTCGGATGAAGCTTTTTTCATCGCTAGATGAAGCTTTTTCTGTCACCGGTTGTAACTTTTCGTCCATGCCTTTGTTTCCATGGTTGAAACTTTTTTTATAGTCCGATGAAACTTTTTTCATCGCTAGATGAAGCTTTTTCTGTCA is from Triticum aestivum cultivar Chinese Spring chromosome 3A, IWGSC CS RefSeq v2.1, whole genome shotgun sequence and encodes:
- the LOC123061574 gene encoding serine/threonine-protein kinase STY13; the encoded protein is MRLPGAGGGGSGDAGFVRADQIDLKSLDEQLERHLSRQERDAPAVVQPGSRRGGSARLGEPQPPPPQQRRRREDWEVDPAKLVIKGVIARGTFGTVHRGVYDGQDVAVKLLDWGEDGHRSEQEITALRSAFAQEVAVWHKLDHPNVTKFIGAIMGARDLNVQTEHGHLGMPSNICCVVVEYLAGGALKNFLIKNRRRKLAFKVVVQLALDLARGLSYLHSEKIVHRDVKTENMLLDKTRTVKIADFGVARVEASNPSDMTGETGTLGYMAPEVLNGHPYNRKCDVYSFGICLWEIYCCDMPYPDLSFSEVTSAVVRQNLRPEIPRCCPSALANVMKRCWDANPDKRPEMAEVVAMIEAIDTSKGGGMIPIDQSQGCFACFRQYRGP